Proteins co-encoded in one Papaver somniferum cultivar HN1 chromosome 5, ASM357369v1, whole genome shotgun sequence genomic window:
- the LOC113277901 gene encoding uncharacterized protein LOC113277901, which produces MANYIPPHKRQLKDGAKALEGSSPNSRSLVHKFQQNLNLSGSYKSESRKSQRAMTRGKVASLGGRYAYNAKSCHSRLCIFDSTEEEEHQYPGAIRLEHITSKSSLYKEPGSHGSIPYVLVSSRKKTGTNELNKNSSIENPLISVAEQIFPNLLAFQNERVEGSSQEFEEGKISFVARFGKILFHTISFLP; this is translated from the exons ATGGCGAACTACATCCCTCCGCACAAGAGACAGTTGAAGGATGGTGCCAAGGCCCTCGAGGGGTCATCACCCAATTCACGATCACTTGTTCATAAGTTTCAGCAAAATCTGAACCTGTCAGGAAGTTATAAATCTGAGTCACGTAAGTCACAGAGGGCTATGACGAGAGGTAAGGTTGCTTCATTAGGTGGAAGGTATGCTTATAATGCTAAGAGTTGCCATTCTAGATTGTGCATCTTTGATTCTACCGAAGAAGAAGAGCATCAGTACCCTGGTGCAATTAGACTGGAGCACATTACATCCAAATCCAGTTTATATAAAGAACCCGGAAGTCACGGAAGTATCCCATATGTTCTAGTTTCTTCCCGTAAAAAAACAG GAACGAATGAGCTAAACAAGAACAGCTCCATAGAGAATCCTTTGATATCTGTGGCTGAGCAGATATTTCCCAACCTTCTTGCTTTTCAAAATGAGAGGGTCGAAGGGAGTTCCCAAGAGTTTGAGGAaggaaagataagttttgtggcTCGATTTGGCAAAATTTTGTTTCATACGATAAGTTTCCTACCTTGA